A window from Salvelinus fontinalis isolate EN_2023a chromosome 8, ASM2944872v1, whole genome shotgun sequence encodes these proteins:
- the LOC129860304 gene encoding homeobox protein Hox-C12a, with translation MGEHNLLNPGFVGPLVNIHTGDTFYFPNFRASGGQLAGLPSLPYPRRDNVCSLPWNPSEPCNGYSQSYFSSPVSINPSFNRSCEITRPEEGKCYYSNGSASNRESCSGGGGSSLKREDRARDTSSSITSDHGMHTGMGSNNSGAFSKYDYGTEQLTQDPQSCLSLESDSNSSLLNEGSKPSSSDPQTLVSPGNHTVHSGNITAGGGAPWYPMHSRTRKKRKPYSKLQLAELEGEFMLNEFITRQRRRELSDRLNLSDQQVKIWFQNRRMKKKRLMMREQALSFF, from the exons ATGGGCGAGCATAATCTTCTTAATCCCGGGTTTGTGGGACCTTTGGTAAACATCCACACTGGAGACACTTTTTACTTTCCGAATTTCAGAGCCTCGGGGGGACAACTGGCGGGGCTACCGTCTCTCCCCTACCCGAGAAGGGACAATGTTTGCTCCCTCCCGTGGAACCCATCGGAGCCGTGCAATGGATACTCTCAATCCTACTTTAGCAGCCCCGTATCTATTAACCCTTCTTTCAACCGGTCGTGTGAAATTACTCGACCGGAGGAGGGTAAATGTTATTATAGCAACGGCAGCGCAAGCAACAGAGAGAGCTGTTCCGGTGGTGGCGGGAGCAGCCTAAAACGAGAGGATAGGGCGAGGGACACATCATCATCCATAACATCTGATCACGGTATGCACACTGGCATGGGCAGCAACAACAGTGGTGCCTTTTCCAAGTATGATTATGGGACCGAGCAACTCACTCAAGACCCGCAGTCCTGCCTATCTCTGGAATCCGATTCCAACTCCTCGCTTCTAAACGAGGGCAGCAAACCGTCCTCCAGCGACCCTCAGACCCTGGTGTCACCGGGAAACCACACCGTCCACTCGGGCAACATAACTGCAGGCGGAG GTGCCCCGTGGTATCCGATGCACAGCCGGACCCGAAAGAAACGCAAGCCCTACTCCAAGCTCCAACTGGCCGAATTGGAGGGCGAGTTCATGCTGAATGAATTCATCACCAGACAGCGGCGGAGGGAGCTCTCTGACCGCCTCAACCTCAGCGACCAACAGGTTAAAATCTGGTTCCAGAACCGGCGTATGAAGAAGAAGAGACTGATGATGAGGGAGCAAGCTTTGTCCTTCTTTTAG